From Vitis vinifera cultivar Pinot Noir 40024 chromosome 5, ASM3070453v1, the proteins below share one genomic window:
- the LOC100266687 gene encoding uncharacterized protein LOC100266687 isoform X3 produces MKSKNPSIREWDQRSLSSTFLQRSSSSSKDSDQGMPVKSPTKDSHVSLSDFLDRRLHTTSVLPKTVQQGKQKPFSSPLGCSNECGSIHGHIGVKKRGEDKANYAIDIQVFKQLKHSRKEKEDFMGSFGVDDIGSFHTNTVPESRKRKDPSVEGGISRKHLVVLGGDPKPKQTGRLENFIRNKKPRPLFNHYANGSGWWDCNMEGVDGDEVGCNQAWEGVGSTTLGGLEWH; encoded by the exons ATGAAGTCGAAGAATCCTTCGATTAGGGAATGGGACCAGCGCTCTTTGTCCTCGACATTTCTTCAAAGGTCTTCTAGTAG TTCCAAGGATTCTGATCAAGGTATGCCTGTTAAATCTCCTACCAAGGACTCGCACGTTTCGCTTTCTGACTTCCTGGACCGACGGTTGCACACAACTTCCGTGCTCCCGAAAACCGTTCAG CAGGGGAAGCAGAAACCATTCTCGTCGCCATTAGGCTGCAGCAATGAATGTGGGTCTATTCATGGACACATTGGGGTCAAGAAAAGGGGAGAAGATAAAGCAAATTATGCTATTGATATACAGGTTTTTAAACAGCTCAAGCattctagaaaagaaaaagaagattttaTGGGTTCATTTGGCGTTGATGATATTGGAAGTTTTCACACAAATACTGTGCCAGAATCGAGAAAGAGGAAAGACCCATCTGTAG AAGGTGGCATTTCTAGGAAGCATTTGGTAGTTCTTGGAGGTGATCCAAAGCCCAAGCAAACAGGAAGGCTGGAGAATTTTATTCGTAACAAGAAACCAAGACCTCTATTTAATCACT ATGCAAATGGAAGTGGCTGGTGGGACTGCAACATGGAAGGTGTTGATGGCGATGAAGTAGGCTGCAATCAAGCATGGGAAGGAGTGGGCTCTACTACACTGGGAGGTCTGGAGTGGCATTGA
- the LOC100266687 gene encoding uncharacterized protein LOC100266687 isoform X4 yields the protein MKSKNPSIREWDQRSLSSTFLQRSSSSSKDSDQGMPVKSPTKDSHVSLSDFLDRRLHTTSVLPKTVQQGKQKPFSSPLGCSNECGSIHGHIGVKKRGEDKANYAIDIQVFKQLKHSRKEKEDFMGSFGVDDIGSFHTNTVPESRKRKDPSVGGISRKHLVVLGGDPKPKQTGRLENFIRNKKPRPLFNHYANGSGWWDCNMEGVDGDEVGCNQAWEGVGSTTLGGLEWH from the exons ATGAAGTCGAAGAATCCTTCGATTAGGGAATGGGACCAGCGCTCTTTGTCCTCGACATTTCTTCAAAGGTCTTCTAGTAG TTCCAAGGATTCTGATCAAGGTATGCCTGTTAAATCTCCTACCAAGGACTCGCACGTTTCGCTTTCTGACTTCCTGGACCGACGGTTGCACACAACTTCCGTGCTCCCGAAAACCGTTCAG CAGGGGAAGCAGAAACCATTCTCGTCGCCATTAGGCTGCAGCAATGAATGTGGGTCTATTCATGGACACATTGGGGTCAAGAAAAGGGGAGAAGATAAAGCAAATTATGCTATTGATATACAGGTTTTTAAACAGCTCAAGCattctagaaaagaaaaagaagattttaTGGGTTCATTTGGCGTTGATGATATTGGAAGTTTTCACACAAATACTGTGCCAGAATCGAGAAAGAGGAAAGACCCATCTGTAG GTGGCATTTCTAGGAAGCATTTGGTAGTTCTTGGAGGTGATCCAAAGCCCAAGCAAACAGGAAGGCTGGAGAATTTTATTCGTAACAAGAAACCAAGACCTCTATTTAATCACT ATGCAAATGGAAGTGGCTGGTGGGACTGCAACATGGAAGGTGTTGATGGCGATGAAGTAGGCTGCAATCAAGCATGGGAAGGAGTGGGCTCTACTACACTGGGAGGTCTGGAGTGGCATTGA
- the LOC100266687 gene encoding uncharacterized protein LOC100266687 isoform X5 — protein sequence MKSKNPSIREWDQRSLSSTFLQRSSSSSKDSDQGMPVKSPTKDSHVSLSDFLDRRLHTTSVLPKTVQGKQKPFSSPLGCSNECGSIHGHIGVKKRGEDKANYAIDIQVFKQLKHSRKEKEDFMGSFGVDDIGSFHTNTVPESRKRKDPSVGGISRKHLVVLGGDPKPKQTGRLENFIRNKKPRPLFNHYANGSGWWDCNMEGVDGDEVGCNQAWEGVGSTTLGGLEWH from the exons ATGAAGTCGAAGAATCCTTCGATTAGGGAATGGGACCAGCGCTCTTTGTCCTCGACATTTCTTCAAAGGTCTTCTAGTAG TTCCAAGGATTCTGATCAAGGTATGCCTGTTAAATCTCCTACCAAGGACTCGCACGTTTCGCTTTCTGACTTCCTGGACCGACGGTTGCACACAACTTCCGTGCTCCCGAAAACCGTTCAG GGGAAGCAGAAACCATTCTCGTCGCCATTAGGCTGCAGCAATGAATGTGGGTCTATTCATGGACACATTGGGGTCAAGAAAAGGGGAGAAGATAAAGCAAATTATGCTATTGATATACAGGTTTTTAAACAGCTCAAGCattctagaaaagaaaaagaagattttaTGGGTTCATTTGGCGTTGATGATATTGGAAGTTTTCACACAAATACTGTGCCAGAATCGAGAAAGAGGAAAGACCCATCTGTAG GTGGCATTTCTAGGAAGCATTTGGTAGTTCTTGGAGGTGATCCAAAGCCCAAGCAAACAGGAAGGCTGGAGAATTTTATTCGTAACAAGAAACCAAGACCTCTATTTAATCACT ATGCAAATGGAAGTGGCTGGTGGGACTGCAACATGGAAGGTGTTGATGGCGATGAAGTAGGCTGCAATCAAGCATGGGAAGGAGTGGGCTCTACTACACTGGGAGGTCTGGAGTGGCATTGA
- the LOC100266687 gene encoding uncharacterized protein LOC100266687 isoform X2: MKSKNPSIREWDQRSLSSTFLQRSSSSSKDSDQGMPVKSPTKDSHVSLSDFLDRRLHTTSVLPKTVQGKQKPFSSPLGCSNECGSIHGHIGVKKRGEDKANYAIDIQVFKQLKHSRKEKEDFMGSFGVDDIGSFHTNTVPESRKRKDPSGLILHGLEGGISRKHLVVLGGDPKPKQTGRLENFIRNKKPRPLFNHYANGSGWWDCNMEGVDGDEVGCNQAWEGVGSTTLGGLEWH, encoded by the exons ATGAAGTCGAAGAATCCTTCGATTAGGGAATGGGACCAGCGCTCTTTGTCCTCGACATTTCTTCAAAGGTCTTCTAGTAG TTCCAAGGATTCTGATCAAGGTATGCCTGTTAAATCTCCTACCAAGGACTCGCACGTTTCGCTTTCTGACTTCCTGGACCGACGGTTGCACACAACTTCCGTGCTCCCGAAAACCGTTCAG GGGAAGCAGAAACCATTCTCGTCGCCATTAGGCTGCAGCAATGAATGTGGGTCTATTCATGGACACATTGGGGTCAAGAAAAGGGGAGAAGATAAAGCAAATTATGCTATTGATATACAGGTTTTTAAACAGCTCAAGCattctagaaaagaaaaagaagattttaTGGGTTCATTTGGCGTTGATGATATTGGAAGTTTTCACACAAATACTGTGCCAGAATCGAGAAAGAGGAAAGACCCATCT GGACTAATTTTGCATGGATTAGAAGGTGGCATTTCTAGGAAGCATTTGGTAGTTCTTGGAGGTGATCCAAAGCCCAAGCAAACAGGAAGGCTGGAGAATTTTATTCGTAACAAGAAACCAAGACCTCTATTTAATCACT ATGCAAATGGAAGTGGCTGGTGGGACTGCAACATGGAAGGTGTTGATGGCGATGAAGTAGGCTGCAATCAAGCATGGGAAGGAGTGGGCTCTACTACACTGGGAGGTCTGGAGTGGCATTGA
- the LOC100266687 gene encoding uncharacterized protein LOC100266687 isoform X1, producing MKSKNPSIREWDQRSLSSTFLQRSSSSSKDSDQGMPVKSPTKDSHVSLSDFLDRRLHTTSVLPKTVQQGKQKPFSSPLGCSNECGSIHGHIGVKKRGEDKANYAIDIQVFKQLKHSRKEKEDFMGSFGVDDIGSFHTNTVPESRKRKDPSGLILHGLEGGISRKHLVVLGGDPKPKQTGRLENFIRNKKPRPLFNHYANGSGWWDCNMEGVDGDEVGCNQAWEGVGSTTLGGLEWH from the exons ATGAAGTCGAAGAATCCTTCGATTAGGGAATGGGACCAGCGCTCTTTGTCCTCGACATTTCTTCAAAGGTCTTCTAGTAG TTCCAAGGATTCTGATCAAGGTATGCCTGTTAAATCTCCTACCAAGGACTCGCACGTTTCGCTTTCTGACTTCCTGGACCGACGGTTGCACACAACTTCCGTGCTCCCGAAAACCGTTCAG CAGGGGAAGCAGAAACCATTCTCGTCGCCATTAGGCTGCAGCAATGAATGTGGGTCTATTCATGGACACATTGGGGTCAAGAAAAGGGGAGAAGATAAAGCAAATTATGCTATTGATATACAGGTTTTTAAACAGCTCAAGCattctagaaaagaaaaagaagattttaTGGGTTCATTTGGCGTTGATGATATTGGAAGTTTTCACACAAATACTGTGCCAGAATCGAGAAAGAGGAAAGACCCATCT GGACTAATTTTGCATGGATTAGAAGGTGGCATTTCTAGGAAGCATTTGGTAGTTCTTGGAGGTGATCCAAAGCCCAAGCAAACAGGAAGGCTGGAGAATTTTATTCGTAACAAGAAACCAAGACCTCTATTTAATCACT ATGCAAATGGAAGTGGCTGGTGGGACTGCAACATGGAAGGTGTTGATGGCGATGAAGTAGGCTGCAATCAAGCATGGGAAGGAGTGGGCTCTACTACACTGGGAGGTCTGGAGTGGCATTGA